From Rhizobium favelukesii, the proteins below share one genomic window:
- a CDS encoding cation:proton antiporter, which produces MHQEVSLIATVAVSFVCAAILGYIADRVRLPPLVGYLLAGIAMGPMTPGFVADAGLASQLAEMGVILLMFGVGLHFSTADLLAVRGIAVPGAIARIVVVTLLGVGLVRWWGWGLGAGIVFGLSLSVASTVVLLKALEERNLLNSASGRVAVGWLIVEDLATVLALVLLPAVAELLGGHAASGIAQGAGLPLPVTIALTLLKFGAFAVMAIFLGPKIVPWLLTLVARTGSRELFTLTVLAIALGIAFGSAQIFGVSFALGAFFAGVVMSESNLSHRAAADSLPLQNAFSVLFFVSVGMLFDPSILVRQPMAVISALALIIVGKTIISFLIVVMLRYPIGMALTVSGGLAQIGEFSFILASLGVSLGLLPNDGQDIILASAIISITLNPLVCMGAEALHTQVHGRWPALSNHFGRRRHEALGRELEKIRAINEARERKHQLEMQELIETFPLFANVDEDSQEELLLLFQPKSALPGERVMRKGDRGDGMYFLSSGAVEVQLPGEPIRLDPGAFFGEMALLSGGRRTADVVAVDFCQFFVLERRDFNMFTAKHPVLRQAVSEMARERTEMNVMRQKRDQPSSVDS; this is translated from the coding sequence GTGCATCAGGAAGTATCGCTTATTGCCACAGTTGCCGTGAGTTTCGTCTGCGCGGCGATACTCGGCTATATCGCCGATCGAGTGCGTCTGCCGCCGCTTGTCGGATACTTGTTGGCCGGTATTGCCATGGGGCCGATGACGCCCGGCTTCGTCGCCGACGCCGGGCTTGCCAGTCAATTGGCAGAGATGGGCGTCATCCTGCTGATGTTCGGCGTTGGCTTGCATTTTTCCACCGCCGATCTGCTTGCCGTGCGCGGGATCGCCGTGCCGGGCGCGATCGCCCGGATCGTTGTCGTCACGTTGCTCGGTGTCGGGCTCGTCAGATGGTGGGGCTGGGGCCTGGGTGCGGGGATCGTCTTCGGCCTCAGCCTGTCGGTAGCAAGCACGGTTGTGCTGTTGAAGGCCTTGGAGGAGCGGAACCTGCTCAACTCGGCCAGCGGCCGTGTGGCGGTTGGCTGGCTGATCGTCGAAGACCTTGCCACGGTTCTAGCATTGGTACTTTTGCCGGCCGTTGCCGAATTGCTCGGCGGCCATGCCGCCAGCGGTATTGCACAAGGCGCCGGGCTTCCGCTTCCCGTGACGATAGCGCTGACACTTCTGAAATTTGGCGCTTTTGCGGTCATGGCGATCTTTCTCGGACCAAAGATCGTCCCTTGGCTCCTGACGCTGGTCGCTAGAACCGGTTCACGCGAACTCTTCACGTTGACGGTCCTCGCCATAGCGCTTGGCATCGCATTCGGCTCCGCGCAAATCTTCGGCGTCTCGTTCGCGCTCGGCGCCTTTTTCGCCGGCGTGGTAATGAGCGAATCCAACCTCAGCCATCGGGCCGCTGCCGATTCGCTGCCGCTTCAAAATGCCTTTTCAGTGCTATTCTTCGTCTCTGTCGGCATGCTGTTTGATCCTTCGATTCTGGTGCGCCAGCCGATGGCCGTGATCAGCGCACTGGCGTTGATTATCGTCGGCAAGACCATCATCTCCTTCCTCATCGTAGTCATGCTTCGCTATCCGATCGGAATGGCGCTGACCGTATCAGGCGGACTGGCGCAGATCGGCGAATTCTCGTTCATTCTTGCCAGTCTCGGCGTTTCCCTCGGATTGCTGCCGAATGATGGGCAGGATATCATCCTCGCGTCCGCGATCATTTCGATCACGCTCAATCCGCTCGTCTGCATGGGCGCCGAAGCGCTACACACCCAGGTGCACGGCAGATGGCCGGCCCTCAGCAATCACTTCGGCCGCCGCCGGCATGAGGCACTCGGCCGCGAACTTGAAAAGATCCGGGCGATCAACGAAGCCCGCGAGCGCAAGCATCAGCTCGAGATGCAAGAGCTTATCGAAACCTTTCCACTGTTTGCCAACGTGGACGAAGATTCGCAGGAGGAATTGCTGCTCCTCTTCCAGCCGAAATCTGCCTTGCCGGGCGAGCGTGTGATGCGCAAGGGCGACCGAGGCGATGGCATGTACTTCCTGTCGTCAGGCGCGGTGGAAGTGCAGCTGCCGGGTGAGCCGATCCGACTGGACCCTGGCGCATTCTTCGGCGAGATGGCGCTGCTCAGTGGCGGACGCCGCACAGCAGACGTCGTCGCCGTGGATTTCTGCCAATTCTTTGTGCTGGAAAGGCGCGATTTCAACATGTTCACGGCAAAGCATCCGGTTTTGCGTCAGGCCGTCAGCGAAATGGCACGCGAACGAACCGAAATGAACGTCATGCGGCAGAAGCGCGATCAGCCCTCCAGCGTCGACTCCTGA
- a CDS encoding YqaA family protein: MLRRLYDWTMSLAARKSAEVWLAVIAFVESSVFLVPADVLYLPMALAKPERAYRYALIATVASVLGGIAGWALGYYAYDAIARPVLEFYGKLDAFEQLRIYIHDEWEILLLLLVTSGLAHLPPIKVVTILAGVIHMNLGFFVLSAIVARGARFFFLAWLLRRYGEPIRHFIEKRLGQVAGVIAAVAIALGIAYKLLAH; this comes from the coding sequence ATGCTCCGCAGACTCTACGACTGGACCATGTCTCTCGCAGCCCGGAAATCGGCCGAAGTCTGGCTCGCCGTTATCGCCTTCGTCGAAAGCTCTGTCTTTCTGGTTCCTGCCGACGTTCTCTATCTGCCGATGGCGCTCGCAAAACCGGAACGCGCCTATCGCTATGCGCTGATCGCGACCGTCGCCTCCGTTCTTGGCGGCATCGCCGGTTGGGCGCTCGGCTACTATGCCTATGACGCGATCGCCCGTCCGGTTCTGGAATTCTACGGAAAGCTCGATGCCTTCGAGCAGCTCCGGATTTATATCCACGACGAGTGGGAAATCCTGCTGTTGCTGCTGGTGACCTCGGGCTTGGCGCATCTGCCGCCGATCAAGGTCGTGACGATCCTCGCCGGCGTCATTCACATGAATCTCGGCTTCTTCGTCCTTTCGGCGATCGTGGCACGGGGCGCACGCTTCTTCTTCCTCGCGTGGCTGCTGCGCCGTTACGGCGAGCCGATCCGCCACTTCATCGAAAAGCGTCTTGGGCAGGTTGCGGGTGTTATTGCCGCCGTCGCCATCGCTCTCGGGATTGCTTATAAACTACTTGCCCACTGA